The following nucleotide sequence is from Oncorhynchus kisutch isolate 150728-3 linkage group LG29, Okis_V2, whole genome shotgun sequence.
AATGATGACAGAATGTACACAAGACCAGTTGGATAACAAAAAGAGCATTATATCGTGTAGGAACTATCCTCCTTCATATGCAATCAGTGAAAGCATTACCATGTTTATCAATACCACAAGGATGACGCAAGTAAAGTTTAGTCTAGCAGTGTAGGTTGGTTACCTTTGAATGCAGCAGGTAATCATTCTTAATCTCATTACTTAATATATTAcatttatacagtgcattcagaaagtattcagaagcCTTGAAAGGGTTTTTCCCTaatcaatctactcacaataacccattattacaaatcaaaaacaggtctTTAGAAATTGTGAAATatacattcacataagtattcagaccctttactcagtactttgttgaagcacctttggcaacgattacagcatcAAGGCTTCTTGTCTTGagtatgacgctgcaagctttGCACAAcagtatttggagagtttctcacattattctctgcagatccactcaagctctgtcaggttagatggggagcgtcactgcacagcaatttaaaggtctctccagagatgttcaagtccgggctctgcctgggctactcaaggacattcagagtcttgtcccaaagccactcctgcattgtcttgtctgtgtgcttagggtcgttgtcctgttggaaggtgaaccttcgcctcagtcagaggtcctgagcgctctggaacaggttttcatcaaggatctctctctgtactttgctccattcatctttccctcgatcctgacgagtctccccgtccctgcaggtgaaaaacatccccacagcataatgctgccaccacaatgcttcaccgtagggatggtgtcaggtttcctccagacatgacagttggcattcaggccaaagagttcaatttttgtttcatcagaccagaaattctgagagtcctttaggtgcctttgggcaAACTCCATGTGTTCGATCATATGCCTTttacaattcaaatcaaatgttactagtcacatgcactgaacacagtgaatacagtgaaatgcttacttacaagcccctaaccaccaatgcagtttaaaaaaatacaaataaagatAAGAAAAGTAATTGAGGTACGTACATGTTAGTAGAGttactaaagtgactatgcatagataataacagagagtagcagcggcataaaaaagggggtggggggagggggaaatacaaattgtctgggtagccaattgattagatgttcaggagtcttatgggttgggggtagaagctgtttagaagcctcttggacctagacttggcactgcggtaccacttgccgtgcggtagcagagagaacagtctatgactagggtggctggagtctttgacaaactttagggccttcctctgacaccacctggtatagaggtcctggatggcaggaagcttggccccagtgatgtactgggccgtacgcactaccctatgtagtgccttgcggtcggaggccgagcagttgccatagcagGCAGTGGATGCAACCatactctcgatgttgcagctgtagaaccttttgaggatctgaggacccatgccaaatcttttcagtctcctgagggggaataggttttgtcatgccctcttcatgactgtcttggtgtgcttggaccatgttagtttgctggtgatgtggacaccaaggaacttgaagctctcaacttgctccactacagccccgtcgatgagaatgggggcatgctcggtcctccttttcctgtagtccacaatcatctcctttgccttgatcacgttgagggagaggttgttgtcctggcaccacacggccaggtctctgacatactccctatatgctgtcttgtcattgtcggtgatcaggcctaccaccgttgtgtcattggcaaacttaatgatggtattggagtcgtgcctggccgtgcaatcATGAattaacagggagtacaggacgggactgaggacgcacccctgagggacccctgtgttgaggatcagcgcggccgatgtgttgttacctacccttaccacctgggtgcggccagtcaggaagtccaggatccagttgcagagagaggtgtttagtcccatggtcatttccttattgatgagctttgagggcactatggggttgaatgctgagctgtagtaaattaatagcattcaacaccataggttttcattttgtccagggaaagggcagtgtggagggcaatagagattgcatcctcTGTGGGTCTATTAGGGCTGTGTGCAAGTTGGAATGGGTCTTGTGCTTtggggataatggtgttgatgtgagccatgaccagcctttcaaagcacttcatggctacagacgtgagtgctacggatcAGTAGtcctttaggcaggttaccttagtgttcttgggcacagggactatggtggtctgcttaaaacattttttacaggCCTCCCAAATGACtcagtgccactagagattctgggttcgagtccaggctctgtcgcagctggccgcgaccgggagacccatggggaggcgcacaattggcccagcatcgtccggattaagggagggtttggctggcagcaatgtccttgtcccattgcgcacaAGAtaatcctgtggcgggccgggcgccagATGTACAGTTTTTCCTACAACACATTGGTGCTGATGGCTTTctggttaagtgggcattgtgtcaagaagcagtgcggcttggttgggttgtgtttcgggggacgcacgcCTCTCGACCttggcctctcccgagtccatacaggagttgcagtgacgagacaagactgtaactaccaattggataccacgaaattggggagaaaaaaaggggtttaaataaatgaaaacatattggtattacagactcggacagggagaggttgaaaatgtcagtgaagacaccagtttgtcagcgcatgctcgcagtacatgcCCAGGTAATATGTCTGgcactgcggccttgtgaatgttgacctgtttgccttgaagcgagcatataagtagtttagctcgtctggtaggctcgtgtcacttggcagatcttggctgtgcttccctttgtagtctgtaatggtttgcaagccctgccacatctgatgagcTTCTGagtcggtgtagtaggattcgatcttagtcctgtattgacgctttgcctagttgatggtttgtcggagggcatagcacgatttcttgtaagcttccgggttagagtctcgctccttgaaagcggcagctctagcctttagctcagtgcggatgtaagcaggaatcaggaggatagaattatggtcagatttgccaaatggagggtgagggagagctttgtattatgtgtctctgtgtgtggagtaaaggctggtctagagtttttttccctctggttgcacatttaacatgctgatagaaatttggtaaaacagatttaattttccctgcattaaagtccctgtccACTAGGAGAGCCACCTTtggatgagcgttttcttgtttgctgaCAGCTCATTGAATGCGGTCTTAGttccagcatcggtctgtggtggtatgtaacaGCCCCcctttgtcttaccagacgccgatgttctatcctgccgttacagcgtataaccagctagctgtatgttgataatgtcgttgttcagccacgactccgtgaatcataagatattacagtttttgatgtcccgtcgGTAGTTGAATCTTCCTCGTAGGTCGTCGATTTTCTTTTCTTatgattgcacgttagctagTAGAACGGAAGACATTGGGGGTTTGATTGCAGATGATTTTGAGCACTAGCGTTACACATGAAAATAATTTATTAATAGTTGCCTTTTTTTTTTGATATCAATACCAAATTCAGTGGGGTTCATCTTAAGGACATCCATGTAGGTGGTGGGCCGTAGCAAGCTATCTGCTTTAGTTTTCGAGATGATCGATATCTGTCGAGGGAGGGGCTGGATTTGACATATTGTGGATAACTATTTCTTCTGAACACATTTCCTTTTTTGGCAATGTCAATTCTTACACATGTAAATACTTACTTTTATGTTCTCTAGCTGGACAGGCAAACACCGCCAAGTACTAAACTGTAAACCAATCAAAACGTGTGTACTATCCATGGTACGTTCTCTACTGATCACATCTGCCAATCGCGTTATCCATTTCTAAGGTATTAGACAGCTGGTGACATTTTGACAGAGACCTCCGTCTGACAGACTGCTATCAGGTCAAGGTTACTATCAGGTTACTTGTAATCAAATATTTTAGTTAGAGAAACGTGATACCATCAATGCACGCTGTAAAATGACTCCCAACTTAGAACACAGCAACCTTATTAATGTAGCTATCTAGTTCCAACAAGTAGATCTGTTGTTAGTTATCAGGAGCAGATAGCTTTATCAGTAGCTAGCATGTCATTCGGGGACAAGGATCATTTTAGCGAGCAGTTTATTCAgagtttgttaaaaaagtttgaaatatccaataaatgtcgttccacttcatgattgtgtcccacttgttgttgattcttcacaaaaaaatacagttttatatctttatgtttgaagcctgaaatgtggcaaaaggtcgcaaagttcaagggggccgaatactttcgcaaggcactgtacaagtttgttattaaggcacatgaatgtTCACATGTTCGAAAATACATttctgcccccccaaaaaatttggATAACCTTTTTTTTatgttcaaacggctctcctgtgaagtagtgacccgcgacatagcctagtttcctgaaatgggttACATGTATACTATTGATGTCTACAGCAGAGCTTAAGACAGCAGTTGCAAGTCTACAACAAAGtcagccgaatactttcgcaaggcactgtatatatttgtagTATATACCCACTACCGGCCAAATGCTTTAGaacacctcattcaagggttgttctgtattttgactattttctacattgtagaataatagtgaagacatcaaaactatgaaataacacatggaatcgtgtagtaaccaaaaaagtgttaaacaattccaaatatattttagattcttcaaattagccaccctttgccttgatgacagctttgcacactcttggcattctctcaaccagcttcgcttggaatgcttttccaacagtccaaggagttcccacatatgctgagcacttgttggctgcttttccttcactcggcAGTCCAActgatcccaaaccatctcaattgggttgagattaggtgattgtggaggtcaggtcatctgttacagcactccatcaccctccttcttggtcaaatagcccttacacagcctggaagtgtgttgggtcattgtcctgttgaaaaacaaatgatagtcccactaagcgcaaaccagatgggatggcgtatcgcttcagaatgctatggtggccatgctggttaagtgtgtcttgaattgtaaataaatcactgacagtttcaccagcaaagcaccccaacaccatcactcctccatgcttcacagtgggaaccacacatgcggagataatccgttcacctactctgcatctcacaaagacaaggcggttggaaccatAAATCTCTAATTTggcccaaaggacagatttccaacggcctaatgtcaattgctcgtgtttcttggcccaagcaagtctctttcttattggtgtactttagaagtggtttctttgcagcaattcgatcatgaaggcctgattcacgcagtctcctctgaacagttgatgttgagatgtgcctgttacttgaactctgtgaagcatttatttgggctgcattttctgaggctggtacgtatcctctgcagcagaggtaactctgggtcttcctttcctgtggcggtccgcatgagagacagtttcatcatagcgcttgatggtttttgtgcaAATTCAAATgcacattttccacattgactgacctttgactgacttaaagtaatgatggactggctcaaacgcattaagaaggaaagaaattccacaaatgtacttttaacaaggcacccctgttaattgaaatgcattccaggtgactacctcatgaggctggttgagagaatgccaagagtgtgcaaaactgtcatcaactcaaagggtggctactttgaagaatctcaaattcatgattccatatgtgttatttcatagtttatgtcttcactattattgagAAAATAgtaacttgaatgagtaggtgtcttttgactggtaatgtatacaAAAGTACGTGGGCCCccgttcaaattagtggattcggctctttcaaccacacccgttgctaaAAGGTGCTaaaaggtgtataaaatcgagcacacagccatgcaatctccatagacaaacattggcagtagaatggccttactgaagagctcaatgactttcaacgtggcaccatcataggatgccacgtttccaacaagtcagttcgtcaaatatctgctctgctagagctgccccagttaactgtaagttctgttattgtgaagtggaaatttctaggagcaacaacagctcagctgtgaagtggtaggccataaaagctcacagaacgggaccgctgagtgctgaagcgtgtaaaactCTTCtttcctcagttgcaacactcactacctagttccaaactgtctctggaagcaacgtcagcacaataaatgTCCGTCGGGAGCTtcaaaatgggtttccatggccgagcagccacacacaagcctaaaatcaccatgcgcaatgtcaagcgtcagctggagtggtggagtggccgccatttgactctggagcagtggaaacattctCTGGAGAGAGGAATCACGTTTCACcaactggcagtccgacagacgaatctgggtttggcggatgtcaggagaacactacctgcccgaacgcagtgtcaactgtaaagtttggagaaggaggaataatggtctgtggctatttttcatggtttgggctaggccccttaattccagtgaaggggaatctagactctacagcatacaatacgattctgtgcttcatactttgtggcaacagcttggggaaggccctttctccAACTGCTAGGCctaatcagtgcccgacctcactaatgctcgtggctgaatggaagcaagtacccgcagcaatgttccaacatctagtggacagCCTTTCCAGAAGGGGGGTCAACtccgtattaatgcccatgattttgaatgagatattcgacaagcaggtgtccacttaCTTTTGGTCATGTGTGTTAATAACATTGATGCGTTCGAAGATGAACTCTTTAGGGACTATTGTGATGAGTCCAAAGACCACATTTGGAATGAATATGACttttagtcctaaatattttaaGCATTAGCGTTACATAGTCATAAAAGTGAATTGttaatagttttaaaaaataagtaACGATATCAATGCCAAACAATCTGGTTTATCATGGTAATGTCTTTGATGATCCTAAGTTTCAAGTTGGTAGGCCATTGTGGAGGGGATTTACAAAGGATTTAAATAGACACGTAAAATCAGATTTATCAATAACTGGACCAGCTCTTAACCGATCACTTAGATTTTCACAAACTAGGTTAAGATATGTACCATGAGCCTACATACTGAATGGTGTCATTTGGATTTTATGGTCATGAGAAGTTTTTCGAAAGGTCTTCCAAAATGTCCAAGATGGAGGAAAATCTATCCTTTCAGACCTTATGGGTCCTTGGGGAAAATTTGTTCAGCATGAGGAAAGAAAAGTGTCAAGTCTCTAGGTCAAACAGGTGATTGATGAGGGTTCAAGTGAGACTGCTTATAACAGCACCACCTATAGGCCAATCAGTGCCATTCTTTTTGACAAAGTTACTTATGGGCTCTAGTTTCAGTGCGCCAAATTAGAAAGTTTGCTGTGAATCCCTAAATTATGCAACCAAAATGGAAATCAGTGCAACCACTGCAGGGCTCAAACCCTGACTTCAAGCCAAGGCAAGTTTAGCGTTTACACCCTTGCAGGGAGTTGCGCCACCCCTAACACCAATGCATCAACCACCATTAGAAGAGATTTCTCAGATATTTTTCAACAAAATACAAACAGGTACTTAAGTTAGTAAAGGCCTTTTATTTTCAATTGGTATATGGGTTGCAGTCTACAATCATAAAATACAACAAATCAGAGCAGAAAAAAATAGGAACAATAATCAATACAATTATTTGAATGTACAAAAGCATCATCACCCACTCAGTCCCCATCGACTGATCTGGTTTAAAAATCAACAACGAGATACTTAAATTGCTGTCTTTGGTGGAAATAGGTTTTCTATAGATTACATCTGAGAAAGACCATATTATCAGGTGACATGCTTTCAGCATAATTGCAACACTCAAAACAATAACCACTGAAACTCCATTCAATAGTTAACATGGAATTCTGTGACACAGTGCAATCAAAGGAATTCACTCCGAGACATCATATGATAACCCTATAAAAGAAGCAGAGCAGATGAATGACTTAAATGTGCACAAAGCTGCAGAACATTGAGCATTCATACAATTCAATTTGATTGGAAATGCATGTCCCATTTACTACCATCGAATGGAATTTGAGGGAGTATAAATTAAAGCAGGTGCATTGGCACGTAGTAATGTATGAAGATGGGGCTTCAATTTAAATGAGGGGCCAACAGGACTTTTGACTGCAGCAATGTTATCTGTAAAAAAAACATACGCAAATAAAAACACATTAGGCAACATCAAATACTTTCAAGGGAAGGGGAAGTTCTGAGAATGTATATTTCAAGACAAAAatggagacaaacagagagatgcaagtccccttgggagaagctgggggtgggtggggggggggggggtagttgacAGTGGGGACAATAGCCCAGTCCCAAAACCTAAACCTCTTTGCAGATAACAAGGAACCAGATAAGTATAACAAAATATATAGATAGCTGCCCTAAACCCATTAGAAGATTCAGCCCAGAAGCATCTGCTGTTCTGCCAACTGACATGTACtcgaggtgctgacctgttgcaccttcTATAACCACTGACTATTTTTTTACCCTGCGCTGGTCATCTATGACTGTTTAAACATCTGGAAGAACAATCTGGCCAAAATGGACATGTACTCTTATAATAtccacctggtacagccagaagaggacaggccacccctcagagcctggttcctctctaggtttcttcctaggttcctgcctttctggagtttttcctagccactgtgcatcacgatctgcattgcttgctttttgggggtttaggctggatATCTGTTAAAGCACTTTTCGACAACTGCTGATGTGAATGAATTGACTGATTGAAGCATCTATCACTTTGGTGTTTGTAGATCTGAAAGGATCAGACAGGCGTAAAGTAAACAAACTAGTGACCGCTCCACCTAGCTTTCTAATGAGGTATAGGGGAGCTTCTATCATATTGAAAACACCCATCTCATTCCCTCAGATCTGTAAACATTGAAGGGACAAGAGCTATGGTCGTGGACCAGACCATGGTGAGGCCATTGTAATATTTCTTAGTTACACCAATCCCCTCCCTTAAGACTGCAAACACCAAAAGGGATAGGGGCAAGGGGAAGAGGCTGGGGGTTATTTTGGAACTGAACAAAATGGCTCGTCATTAGAGGAAGTAAGGTGTTGTTGTTCGGGGAGGGATGACCCGCTCAGAGTCGGGCACGGCACGGAACAGCTTGGGCTCCCGTGTGTTCACGTCCTTGAAGACCATGATGGAGGCAATGTTTCCACAGCGGTAACAGTAGTTGGGCGCAGACCACACCGTCACCAGCTTCTCATCGAACATGAACTTGTAGCCCTCATGGACCAGCTGGTGTGCACGGCAGATCAGCTTCAGATTGTTGATGTGAACAAACTGAAATTGGGAAAGAAGGATCATGGATGTAACTCGGTATTCAACATAGGTGAGGTGCGCCCCCAAAGAGTCCGTTCCACTTGGACCACCATCAAGGCTACAGATGAACTTTTCCCACATGTGCGATCAAAAGTTGCCCCCTGAACCCCCCTAGATCAGAGTTTCCCAAACACGGTCCTGGTGCCCACCCTGGGTGCACGTTGCTTTGCCCTATCACTAGAGCAGATTCAAATAACCAACCCATCTTTAacctttgattatttgaatcggcGGTGTTGTGCTAGGGCATAAACCCCAGGACAGTCACCCACCTCAGTTTACAATTCAAGCACTGAAGGTGTTAATAGTTAGAATGACCGTGTCACTTACTCTCTGCATAGACAATAAATGCAACCAAAACAGTCAGTCTGGAAGCCCGTCTAGGCCTGCATTTATAATAATCCCCTTTGGTAGTTACCACTCTCCGCAGGCGAACAATTTGATGCATTTACCTCATTAGTGACCTTGGCGCCAAAGAGCCAGCCTGCACCTCGCGGACTGATGGCCCAGGTGTCCACATCCTCTGGGTCCGACCACACCAGGTCACAGAAAGCCCCCTTGTGGGGAATCTCTTGGTTGCGCTCGATTGTGCGGATCTGGTCCAGGGTCTTGATGTCAGGTGAAAGGCCACCATGCACACAAAGGACCTGCTCGTCTATCAACTGTGGTCAGAAACTCCtattagttatagactcataagTGTGGGAAAATGTAACAGAACAAAAGCACCCATTTTTTAAGAATAATTTAAATCAATGGCTGGACTTACAGCAGCTACTGTTAGCATGTCAAACACTTTAGTGCAGTATCGCCAGGCGTTTGCATTTCCGTATTTCGTTTGGCACTCATctgcaaa
It contains:
- the LOC109873838 gene encoding serine/threonine-protein phosphatase 6 catalytic subunit; the protein is MAPLDLDKYVEIARQCKYLPENDLKRLCDYVCDLLLEESNVQPVSTPVTVCGDIHGQFYDLCELFRTGGQVPDTNYIFMGDFVDRGYYSLETFTYLLALKAKWPDRITLLRGNHESRQITQVYGFYDECQTKYGNANAWRYCTKVFDMLTVAALIDEQVLCVHGGLSPDIKTLDQIRTIERNQEIPHKGAFCDLVWSDPEDVDTWAISPRGAGWLFGAKVTNEFVHINNLKLICRAHQLVHEGYKFMFDEKLVTVWSAPNYCYRCGNIASIMVFKDVNTREPKLFRAVPDSERVIPPRTTTPYFL